Proteins from one Armatimonadota bacterium genomic window:
- a CDS encoding copper amine oxidase N-terminal domain-containing protein has product MLKPIRTTLLGVMAITISAASLAGQITVTVNSVPVHFLDVQPQMVNGHVLVPLRGVLESMGAKVDWNAATQTVVAVRQGTEIDLPIGSHAGTVNGRQVDVAVPATTIGGRTMVPLRFMSEALGANVGWSDYTQTVSITTSGGAERVGAGGGPRSRPNGGRPAAHHAPMAYVAAGTVVPLTLDEALSSRNSQPGDRFTASVENGSASAGLPNGTRFHGTVRSVVPASNGRPGVLDLAFQSVELPNGDIRPVSGSAYSTDAKYVSRRADGVLVAKNTSSNDTLKWVGIGAGAGLVVGTLLKGNKLVDTVLGGGAGYLFSKVQGKKASDVNLAAGTRMGVRFDKRFAYSTEGLSQYHN; this is encoded by the coding sequence ATGTTGAAACCCATTCGAACGACATTGCTCGGTGTTATGGCCATTACAATCTCTGCGGCTAGCCTGGCCGGCCAGATCACCGTAACCGTAAACTCGGTTCCAGTTCACTTTTTGGATGTGCAGCCGCAAATGGTAAATGGCCACGTGCTGGTCCCACTTCGCGGAGTGTTGGAGAGTATGGGAGCGAAAGTCGATTGGAATGCCGCCACACAGACCGTAGTCGCCGTTCGACAGGGTACTGAGATCGATCTTCCGATCGGCAGCCACGCCGGCACCGTGAATGGCCGCCAGGTGGATGTGGCCGTTCCGGCTACCACAATAGGCGGGCGAACGATGGTGCCGCTCCGCTTCATGAGTGAGGCGCTGGGCGCCAATGTTGGATGGTCCGACTATACGCAGACGGTCTCGATCACGACGAGTGGAGGCGCCGAACGCGTCGGGGCTGGCGGTGGACCGCGCAGCCGTCCGAACGGCGGCCGTCCCGCCGCGCACCACGCGCCAATGGCCTATGTAGCGGCTGGGACCGTGGTCCCGCTCACGCTGGATGAGGCGCTGAGCAGCCGGAACAGCCAGCCTGGCGATCGATTCACCGCGTCCGTCGAGAACGGATCAGCGTCGGCTGGGCTGCCAAACGGCACGCGCTTCCACGGAACCGTGAGAAGCGTTGTACCGGCGTCGAATGGCCGACCGGGCGTGCTCGATCTGGCGTTCCAAAGCGTTGAACTGCCCAATGGTGACATTCGTCCGGTTTCCGGTTCTGCGTACAGCACCGATGCGAAATACGTATCTCGCCGGGCCGATGGAGTACTGGTGGCGAAAAACACCTCCAGCAACGATACGCTGAAGTGGGTGGGTATCGGCGCCGGAGCTGGTCTGGTTGTCGGCACGCTGTTGAAGGGAAACAAGCTCGTTGATACCGTGCTCGGCGGCGGTGCCGGATACCTTTTCAGCAAGGTACAGGGCAAGAAGGCATCCGACGTCAACCTTGCGGCAGGAACAAGAATGGGCGTACGGTTCGACAAACGGTTCGCCTACTCCACCGAGGGCCTGAGCCAGTACCACAACTGA
- a CDS encoding cation transporter → MTGAAQPPPTSKARAARLSAGINATLAVLKFAAALATGSISVLSDAVHSTTDVIAATVTWYSVVRSEAPPDADHPFGHGKYESISGLVEGCIVLAAAGFMLLDAVTHLLALHRGAALPLLHPGFATGVMTVSLCSSLWLNRALYGAASSTDSPALMAEARHMLTDVLTSAAVIVGLIVSQISGAAGADAVAALVVVAVIAQIGVRILRDATQPLLDSSLPQEEEAKIIQILNAHPAVLGYHKLRTRRAGSERHADVHVQLDDDCTLVQAHTLTEELEDSIRAALPAMRITIHTEPFRAELEHQAAERRHDSDP, encoded by the coding sequence GTGACCGGCGCCGCCCAACCGCCGCCGACTTCCAAAGCGCGTGCGGCACGCCTTTCCGCCGGCATCAACGCCACGCTGGCGGTCCTCAAGTTTGCAGCGGCACTGGCTACCGGGTCAATCTCGGTACTCTCGGACGCGGTGCACTCCACCACCGATGTGATCGCTGCCACCGTCACATGGTATTCGGTAGTCCGGTCCGAAGCGCCGCCCGACGCTGATCACCCGTTCGGCCACGGCAAATACGAAAGCATCTCCGGGCTCGTTGAAGGCTGTATTGTGCTGGCAGCGGCCGGGTTTATGCTGCTGGACGCGGTGACTCACCTGCTTGCGCTGCATCGCGGCGCTGCCCTGCCGCTGCTGCACCCGGGATTCGCGACCGGCGTGATGACCGTTTCGCTGTGCAGCAGCCTTTGGCTCAACCGGGCCCTGTACGGCGCGGCAAGCTCCACCGATTCCCCGGCCCTGATGGCCGAGGCGCGCCACATGCTCACCGATGTACTGACCTCGGCCGCCGTGATTGTCGGCTTGATCGTATCGCAGATATCCGGCGCGGCCGGCGCAGATGCCGTCGCAGCCCTTGTCGTAGTAGCGGTAATCGCACAAATCGGCGTCCGAATACTGCGCGACGCAACCCAGCCACTGCTCGATTCCAGCCTCCCGCAGGAGGAGGAAGCAAAGATAATTCAGATTCTTAACGCACATCCGGCGGTTCTCGGGTATCACAAGTTACGTACCCGGCGCGCAGGTTCGGAACGGCACGCAGATGTGCACGTGCAATTGGATGACGACTGCACTCTGGTGCAGGCGCATACATTGACCGAGGAGTTGGAAGACAGTATACGGGCGGCGCTGCCGGCTATGCGTATAACGATCCACACGGAGCCGTTTCGCGCTGAATTGGAACACCAGGCGGCCGAACGCCGCCACGACAGCGACCCGTAG